The region TGCAGCGAGACCTCTCGGGTGGTCTTGGGCCCCTCCACCGAGCGCAGCAGTCGCTGCACGGGCTCGCGCCGTGGGGTGAGGCCAGAGGAAGGGTCGTCGCGAAGGGGGCGGCGCACGAGGGGTGCTTTCGGCGGGAGGTGCGGAAGCGGTCACCGGATTTAGCCTTGCCGTCCGGCAGGGTCAATCCACCTGCCCCTACCTGCTCGCCCGTCCCCTGAAGTGATCGAACCCTGGCGCGGGTGGCACGCACCGACCGGCTGCGTTGAGGACGACCCACCCCCGTTCCCGAGTCAGCTCGCCAATGCGCGTCACGCGCTCGCCAGCGCGAGCACACGCGCGCTCGAACGCCCGTTCGCGGGAGGGGGGAACGGCCAGCAGGAGCTCATAGTCCTCGCCACCCGCGAGCGCGCCCTCGGGCCCGAGCGCGGCGCGCACCGCGGGAGACAGCGGCAGCCGCTCCAGCTCCATCCGCACGCCCACGCGCGATGCCTCACACAAGTGCCCCAGGTCCTGCGCCAGCCCGTCCGACACATCCATCCCCGCCGAGGCGAAGCGCGAGGCGATGCGCCCCAACGCGACGCGAGGCTCGGGCCGCCGCTGGCGCCGCACCGCCGAGCCCCGGGTGACACCGCGCTGCAGCTGCTGGAAGCCCAGCCGCGCATCGCCCAGCGTGCCGGAGACGTAGAGCGCGTCTCCGGGCCGAGCCCCCGAGCGCAGCAGCGGCGCGCGAGCCAACGCGCCCGTGACGGTGAGGGTGACGGACACCTCGCGCGCGGAGGTGAAGTTGCCGCCCACGAGCGCGATGCGATGCGCCCGAGCCAGCGCCGCCATGCCGCGCGCCAGAGCGGACAGCTCGCGCGGTGGATAGTCGCGGGGCAGCGCGAGCGCGCAGACGAACCAGCGCGGCGTGGCCCCCATGGCCGCCAGGTCGGAGAGGTTCACCGCGAGGGCCTTGTGCCCGATGTCCGCGGCCGAGAACGTGGCCCGCGTGAAGTGCACGTCCTCGACGATGGCATCGGTGGTGACGCACGTCGCCTCGCGCGAGGGCGCAATCACCGCGCAATCGTCTCCGGGGCCCACGGGCACGCGCGCGCGAGGGAAGTGGGAGAGGAAGCGCTGGATGAGGTCGAACTCACCGGGCACGGCGCCCTCCGTGTCCCGCGATGGCGCTGGCGCCCCGCCTCGTCCCGCCCCCCTCGTGCTCAACCCGCATGACGTCCCATCCTCGGTGCCCGCGCCGCGTCCGACCGCGCGACCATAGCCCGCGCCGCCGACGGGGAGGGCAGCGAGCACGTCACGTGGCGTTGACGCCCCCGCGCTCGCGAGGCATAGGAGTGTGGGCCCCCACGGCGCTCCTTGCCGCGCCGCCGGCCGAAGGAGGACCCCCGCAGCGTGAGCACCGCCCCCA is a window of Myxococcaceae bacterium JPH2 DNA encoding:
- the thiL gene encoding thiamine-phosphate kinase, whose amino-acid sequence is MPGEFDLIQRFLSHFPRARVPVGPGDDCAVIAPSREATCVTTDAIVEDVHFTRATFSAADIGHKALAVNLSDLAAMGATPRWFVCALALPRDYPPRELSALARGMAALARAHRIALVGGNFTSAREVSVTLTVTGALARAPLLRSGARPGDALYVSGTLGDARLGFQQLQRGVTRGSAVRRQRRPEPRVALGRIASRFASAGMDVSDGLAQDLGHLCEASRVGVRMELERLPLSPAVRAALGPEGALAGGEDYELLLAVPPSRERAFERACARAGERVTRIGELTRERGWVVLNAAGRCVPPAPGFDHFRGRASR